A single region of the Actinoplanes sp. SE50/110 genome encodes:
- a CDS encoding dipeptidase — translation MDLRAHINELMPRARADLADLVAIRSVADPRQFPPAECERAADWVARHFAQVGFTDLTLHRTSDGSKAVYGQRRGTEPDAPTVLLYAHYDVQPPLDEKAWWTPPFQLTPVGGRWYGRGAADCKGNIVMHLTALRALGDDVPVNLKLIVEGSEEQGTGGLEDFVERHPDLLRADAILVCDTGNAAVGVPAATITLRGLVNVVVTVTALGGELHSGMFGGAAPDALAALIRMLATLRDPAGNTTITGLENEQTWLGAPYPAARFRADAGLIDEARLLGDGSVSDMLWARPAVTVLGVDCPPVVGSAAAIQPRARARLNLRVPPGTDPVKAQDALIAHLHAAAPWGVRVEVAKEALGQPFEARTGGPAYRALSTAMREAYGREMTTLGQGGSIPLCNVFAGAYPDAEIMLIGVEEPLARIHAPNESVAPGEIGDLALAEALFLQRYRK, via the coding sequence GTGGACCTGCGAGCACACATCAACGAGCTGATGCCCCGGGCCCGGGCCGACCTGGCCGACCTGGTCGCGATCCGGTCGGTCGCCGACCCGCGGCAGTTCCCGCCGGCCGAATGCGAACGGGCCGCGGACTGGGTGGCGCGCCACTTCGCCCAGGTCGGTTTCACCGACCTGACCCTGCACCGGACCAGCGACGGCAGCAAGGCGGTGTACGGGCAGCGCCGCGGCACCGAGCCGGACGCGCCGACCGTACTGCTCTACGCCCACTACGACGTGCAGCCGCCGCTCGACGAGAAGGCCTGGTGGACCCCGCCGTTCCAGCTCACGCCGGTCGGCGGCCGCTGGTACGGCCGCGGCGCCGCGGACTGCAAGGGCAACATCGTCATGCACCTGACCGCACTGCGGGCCCTGGGCGACGACGTACCGGTCAATCTGAAGTTGATCGTCGAAGGATCCGAGGAGCAGGGCACCGGTGGCCTCGAGGATTTCGTCGAACGGCACCCGGACCTGCTGCGCGCCGACGCCATCCTGGTCTGCGACACCGGCAACGCGGCGGTCGGCGTGCCGGCCGCCACGATCACCCTGCGCGGCCTGGTCAACGTCGTGGTCACGGTCACCGCGCTGGGCGGCGAGCTGCACTCCGGAATGTTCGGCGGCGCCGCGCCGGACGCGCTCGCCGCGCTCATCCGGATGCTGGCCACCCTGCGCGACCCGGCCGGCAACACCACGATCACCGGCCTGGAGAACGAGCAGACCTGGCTCGGCGCGCCGTACCCGGCCGCCCGGTTCCGCGCCGACGCCGGCCTGATCGACGAGGCACGGCTGCTCGGCGACGGATCAGTCTCGGACATGCTGTGGGCCCGCCCGGCCGTCACCGTGCTCGGCGTCGACTGCCCGCCGGTGGTCGGCTCGGCGGCCGCCATCCAGCCCCGCGCCCGGGCCCGGCTCAACCTGCGGGTGCCACCCGGCACCGACCCGGTCAAGGCGCAGGACGCGCTCATCGCCCACCTGCATGCGGCGGCACCGTGGGGGGTCCGGGTCGAGGTCGCCAAGGAGGCACTCGGCCAGCCGTTCGAGGCCCGCACCGGCGGCCCGGCCTACCGTGCGCTGAGTACGGCGATGCGCGAGGCGTACGGCCGCGAGATGACCACTCTCGGCCAGGGCGGCTCGATCCCGCTGTGCAACGTCTTCGCCGGGGCGTACCCGGACGCGGAGATCATGCTGATCGGGGTGGAGGAACCCCTCGCCCGCATCCACGCACCGAACGAGAGTGTGGCACCCGGCGAGATCGGCGACCTCGCCCTCGCCGAGGCGCTCTTCCTGCAGCGCTACCGCAAGTAG
- a CDS encoding APC family permease: protein MSAEADNQAAAPPRSTRAVSYLSWVALALMTTSSVASLRPSPTMAVYGLASIFLYLVPAIVFLLPTALVSAELASGWEGGVYNWVSQGLSKPMGFLAVWCQFAMTIFYYPSLLGFVASTLAYVINPELAGSGLWTAIVIMVCYWAGVWVSSRGTKGVAGLASGGLIIGTLVPGALLVILGIAFLGQGNESAAPMTADHLLPTWAGLSSLVLIVNNFLSYSGMEMNAVHVSSLRKPGREFPRAMFLAMALVLLIFILPALAISWIVPADELSLTAGVVQAFDAVFAAFDSQWLTPILGVMLVAASLGGMLTWLAGPSRGLLLISRKEGYLPPFLQKLNKQGVQQNILVTQGLVTTVIALAYAFIPDVSSVYWIFSVITTQVYLIMYLLMFVAAVRLRRNQPDHPRGYRAPMLTGLCGVGFAASLAALLIGFVPSSQFGGGSVGVYLAIVAGGALGLGLLVPYLFYRFRKPSWKEATP from the coding sequence GTGAGCGCTGAGGCGGACAACCAGGCGGCAGCGCCGCCCAGGTCCACACGCGCGGTTTCCTACCTCTCCTGGGTCGCGCTGGCCCTGATGACCACCAGTTCGGTGGCGAGCCTGCGCCCGTCGCCGACCATGGCGGTGTACGGCCTCGCCAGCATCTTCCTCTACCTCGTGCCGGCCATCGTCTTCCTGCTGCCGACCGCGCTGGTCTCCGCCGAGCTCGCGTCCGGCTGGGAGGGCGGCGTCTACAACTGGGTCAGTCAGGGCCTGTCCAAGCCGATGGGCTTCCTCGCGGTCTGGTGCCAGTTCGCGATGACCATCTTCTACTACCCCAGCCTGCTCGGGTTCGTGGCCAGCACGCTGGCCTACGTGATCAATCCGGAGCTGGCCGGCAGCGGCCTGTGGACCGCCATCGTGATCATGGTCTGTTACTGGGCCGGCGTCTGGGTCTCCTCGCGCGGCACCAAGGGCGTCGCCGGGCTGGCCAGCGGCGGCCTGATCATCGGCACGCTGGTGCCGGGCGCACTGCTGGTCATCCTCGGCATCGCGTTCCTGGGCCAGGGCAACGAGTCGGCCGCACCGATGACCGCCGATCACCTGCTGCCGACCTGGGCCGGCCTGTCCAGCCTGGTACTGATCGTCAACAACTTCCTGTCGTACTCCGGCATGGAGATGAACGCGGTGCACGTCTCCTCGCTGCGCAAGCCCGGTAGGGAGTTCCCCCGGGCGATGTTCCTGGCGATGGCTCTGGTGCTGCTCATCTTCATCCTGCCGGCGCTGGCCATCAGCTGGATCGTGCCGGCCGACGAGCTGTCGCTGACCGCGGGCGTGGTGCAGGCCTTCGACGCGGTGTTCGCCGCGTTCGACTCGCAGTGGCTCACCCCGATCCTGGGCGTCATGCTGGTGGCCGCGTCGCTGGGCGGCATGCTCACCTGGCTGGCCGGGCCGTCCCGCGGCCTGCTGCTGATCTCCCGCAAGGAGGGTTACCTGCCGCCGTTCCTGCAGAAGCTCAACAAGCAGGGCGTGCAGCAGAACATCCTGGTCACCCAGGGCCTGGTCACCACGGTGATCGCACTGGCCTACGCGTTCATCCCGGACGTCTCCAGCGTGTACTGGATCTTCTCGGTGATCACCACGCAGGTCTACCTGATCATGTACCTGCTGATGTTCGTGGCCGCGGTACGCCTGCGCCGCAACCAGCCGGACCACCCGCGCGGGTACCGGGCGCCGATGCTCACCGGGCTGTGCGGCGTCGGTTTCGCCGCCTCACTGGCCGCGCTGCTGATCGGCTTCGTCCCGTCGTCGCAGTTCGGCGGCGGCAGTGTCGGGGTGTACCTGGCCATCGTGGCCGGCGGCGCGCTCGGCCTCGGCCTGCTGGTGCCCTACCTGTTCTACCGCTTCCGCAAGCCGTCCTGGAAGGAGGCCACCCCGTGA
- a CDS encoding threonine/serine exporter ThrE family protein, producing the protein MDELELRQFLLYLGSALTAAGEAVNRIEEHLLTVAAAYGSPQARVSVLPTYLVVSLEPGQPATLEPTRALRGGLRLDQTAMVYDVLRAAGRAELTPAEGIGQVLAAVRMPPRFGVVTRTAGHAVLICGICLIVAPTWADILLAALFGLVVGLMRLAGARWASAQMIMPVVAAFTVSAVTFVLAGTGWAAADLRAMVAPLVTFLPGAMLTMGVVELSAYEMVTGSSRLVAGSLQLLLLAFGIIGAAHVVGVPAPAAPSDVVANTVGWWAPWLGPLVVGVGNYLLLAGPRRSLGWLLLVLYCGWISQYLGNVLLGGYLSGFVGALVLTVVAYSVERLPTGPPALVSFLPGFWLLVPGVLTLIGVTEYLGQDTVRGAQDLVGAAASMVAIALGVLCGHPLFRAVAR; encoded by the coding sequence ATGGACGAGCTCGAGCTGCGGCAGTTCCTGCTCTACCTGGGCAGCGCCCTGACCGCCGCCGGGGAGGCGGTCAACCGGATCGAGGAGCACCTGCTGACCGTCGCGGCGGCCTACGGCTCGCCGCAGGCGCGGGTCAGTGTCCTGCCGACGTACCTGGTGGTGTCGCTGGAACCCGGGCAACCGGCCACGCTGGAGCCGACCCGCGCGCTGCGCGGCGGGCTGCGGCTGGACCAGACAGCCATGGTGTACGACGTTCTCCGCGCCGCCGGTCGCGCCGAGCTGACCCCGGCCGAGGGCATCGGGCAGGTGCTCGCCGCGGTCCGGATGCCACCCCGGTTCGGCGTGGTGACCCGCACCGCCGGACATGCGGTGCTGATCTGCGGCATCTGCCTGATCGTGGCGCCGACCTGGGCTGACATCCTGCTGGCCGCGCTCTTCGGGCTGGTTGTCGGCCTGATGCGGCTGGCCGGCGCGCGGTGGGCCAGCGCTCAGATGATCATGCCGGTGGTCGCCGCATTCACCGTCTCCGCGGTGACCTTCGTGCTGGCCGGGACCGGCTGGGCGGCCGCCGACCTGCGCGCCATGGTCGCCCCGCTGGTGACCTTCCTGCCCGGCGCGATGCTGACCATGGGGGTGGTGGAGCTGTCCGCGTACGAGATGGTCACCGGGTCGAGCCGGCTGGTCGCCGGCAGCCTGCAACTGCTGCTGCTCGCCTTCGGGATCATCGGCGCCGCGCACGTGGTCGGGGTGCCGGCGCCGGCCGCGCCCAGCGACGTGGTGGCGAACACGGTCGGCTGGTGGGCGCCCTGGCTGGGCCCGCTGGTCGTGGGGGTCGGCAACTATCTGCTGCTGGCCGGGCCGCGGCGGTCGCTGGGCTGGCTGCTGCTGGTGCTCTACTGCGGATGGATCAGCCAGTATCTGGGCAACGTGCTGCTCGGCGGCTACCTGAGCGGCTTCGTCGGCGCGCTGGTGCTGACCGTGGTCGCGTATTCGGTCGAGCGCCTGCCCACCGGACCGCCGGCGCTGGTCTCCTTCCTGCCCGGGTTCTGGCTGCTGGTGCCCGGGGTGCTCACCCTGATCGGGGTGACCGAGTATCTGGGGCAGGACACCGTGCGCGGCGCGCAGGACCTGGTCGGCGCGGCCGCCTCGATGGTGGCGATCGCGCTCGGCGTGCTGTGCGGGCACCCGCTGTTCCGGGCGGTGGCGCGATGA
- a CDS encoding MFS transporter translates to MRTDRAAGLGVLLAACVSALVVNANTSAVTILLPAISQDVGAPVTTLQWAVTGYMLVGAAVIVTSGALGDVFGRRRIFLGGLVLFVLSCAMIALSSSAAGVIAGRMIQGAAGSTILACGMSLLSVDSAGAGQMRAITRWGAASAIGAAIGPLIGGVLVGSTGWPGLFWIDAVIAAVCVPVTWLTVRESRDPDRPREIDLLGTVLVAVALVPLVLALSEGGSWGWFSFSTIACLLLAVAGAAGFVLAERHATAPLVDLSLLRNPVLVGATLAILLVAGVINALMYLLSLYFQNPDGFGMSALQAGLATLPAAAAMIAITPVITPLAVRIGPRYAVAIGFGLAAIGCGILVFTRSSWAYGAFVVPLIVLAAGLGLANGPASSASTSAVSPDQVGQASGISNMARYVGGSLAVAAAATVSNGVGDGRTATGAPPAEALTAGLAGGALLLALMSAAGVALALLLRRHRAAPVAAVHLAAAAAATSHTIPTRPAGGAR, encoded by the coding sequence ATGCGCACCGACCGCGCCGCGGGACTCGGCGTCCTGCTCGCGGCGTGCGTGTCCGCCCTGGTGGTGAACGCCAACACGTCGGCGGTGACGATCCTGCTCCCGGCGATCAGCCAGGACGTCGGCGCCCCGGTCACCACCCTGCAGTGGGCGGTCACCGGCTACATGCTGGTCGGCGCCGCGGTGATCGTCACCTCCGGCGCGCTCGGCGACGTCTTCGGCCGCCGTCGGATCTTCCTGGGCGGCCTGGTGCTGTTCGTGCTCTCCTGCGCGATGATCGCGCTGTCGTCGTCGGCGGCCGGGGTGATCGCCGGCCGGATGATCCAGGGTGCGGCCGGCTCGACCATCCTGGCCTGCGGGATGAGCCTGCTCTCGGTGGACTCGGCGGGCGCCGGGCAGATGCGGGCGATCACCCGGTGGGGCGCCGCGTCGGCGATCGGCGCGGCCATCGGGCCGCTGATCGGCGGCGTGCTGGTCGGTTCGACCGGCTGGCCGGGCCTGTTCTGGATCGACGCGGTGATCGCCGCGGTCTGCGTGCCGGTCACCTGGCTCACCGTCCGCGAATCCCGCGACCCGGACCGGCCCCGGGAGATCGACCTGCTCGGCACGGTCCTGGTCGCGGTCGCCCTGGTCCCGCTGGTGCTGGCGCTCAGCGAGGGCGGTAGCTGGGGCTGGTTCTCCTTCTCCACGATCGCCTGCCTGCTGCTGGCCGTGGCCGGTGCCGCCGGCTTCGTGCTCGCCGAACGGCATGCCACCGCGCCGCTGGTCGACCTGTCGCTGCTGCGCAACCCGGTACTGGTCGGCGCCACCCTGGCGATCCTGCTGGTGGCCGGCGTGATCAACGCGCTGATGTACCTGCTCAGTCTCTATTTCCAGAACCCGGACGGATTCGGGATGAGCGCCCTGCAAGCGGGGCTGGCCACGCTGCCCGCGGCGGCCGCGATGATCGCGATCACGCCGGTGATCACCCCGCTGGCGGTGCGGATCGGCCCGCGGTACGCCGTCGCGATCGGCTTCGGACTGGCCGCGATCGGCTGCGGGATCCTGGTGTTCACCAGGTCGTCCTGGGCGTACGGCGCGTTCGTCGTCCCGCTGATCGTGCTCGCCGCCGGCCTGGGCCTGGCGAACGGCCCGGCGTCCTCGGCGTCGACCAGCGCGGTCAGCCCCGACCAGGTCGGCCAGGCGTCCGGGATCTCCAACATGGCCCGGTACGTCGGCGGGTCGCTGGCCGTCGCCGCCGCGGCGACCGTGTCCAACGGGGTCGGCGACGGCCGCACCGCCACCGGCGCACCGCCCGCCGAGGCGCTGACCGCCGGCCTCGCCGGGGGCGCGCTGCTGCTGGCCCTGATGTCGGCCGCCGGCGTCGCGCTGGCGCTCCTGCTGCGCCGGCACCGGGCCGCACCGGTCGCCGCCGTGCACCTGGCCGCGGCCGCCGCGGCGACCAGCCACACCATCCCGACCCGACCCGCCGGAGGCGCCCGATGA
- a CDS encoding aminopeptidase P family protein — protein MTPFTSKDHIQRMERAVAQATGAGLTGLLVTPGPDLTYFTGYRPTAITERMTLLVLDADHDPHLIVPVLERPDTAGAPVAVTDWADGADPYAVAGRLLDPAGRYAVSDSAWALHLLGLQQALPGTAYVSMTGALPMLRAVKDADEVDRLAGAAAAADAAYREILGVRFEGRTEREVGRDLAWLLREHGHSQVDFTVVGSGPNGADPHHEMGDRVIWRGDMVVLDFGGLKDEYGSDTTRTVHVGPPTAEEREVHDLVRLAQQTAFEAVRPGVPCQEIDRMARRVIDEAGYGEHFIHRTGHGIGLTTHEPPYLVEGEEQTLVPGMCFSIEPGVYLPGRFGVRIEDIVTVTETGGRRLNTTSHDLQIVA, from the coding sequence ATGACCCCGTTCACCAGCAAGGACCACATCCAGCGGATGGAACGCGCGGTGGCGCAGGCCACCGGCGCCGGACTCACCGGGCTGCTGGTCACGCCCGGCCCGGACCTCACCTACTTCACCGGATACCGGCCGACCGCGATCACCGAACGGATGACCCTGCTGGTGCTGGACGCCGACCACGACCCGCACCTGATCGTGCCGGTCCTGGAACGTCCGGACACCGCCGGGGCGCCGGTCGCGGTCACCGACTGGGCGGACGGCGCCGACCCGTACGCGGTGGCCGGCCGGCTGCTCGACCCGGCCGGCCGGTACGCCGTCTCCGACTCGGCGTGGGCGCTGCACCTGCTCGGCCTGCAGCAGGCGTTGCCCGGCACGGCGTACGTGTCGATGACCGGGGCGCTGCCGATGCTGCGCGCCGTCAAGGACGCCGACGAGGTCGACCGGCTGGCCGGGGCCGCGGCGGCCGCCGACGCCGCGTACCGGGAGATCCTCGGCGTCCGGTTCGAGGGGCGCACCGAACGCGAGGTCGGCCGGGACCTGGCGTGGCTGCTGCGGGAGCACGGTCACTCGCAGGTCGACTTCACCGTGGTCGGCTCGGGCCCGAACGGTGCCGACCCGCACCACGAGATGGGCGACCGGGTCATCTGGCGCGGCGACATGGTGGTCCTCGACTTCGGCGGCCTCAAGGACGAGTACGGCTCGGACACCACCCGGACCGTCCACGTCGGCCCGCCCACCGCCGAGGAACGCGAGGTCCACGACCTGGTCCGGCTCGCGCAGCAGACGGCGTTCGAGGCGGTCCGGCCCGGCGTGCCGTGCCAGGAGATCGACCGGATGGCCCGGCGGGTGATCGACGAGGCGGGCTACGGCGAGCATTTCATCCACCGCACCGGCCACGGGATCGGGCTGACCACGCACGAACCGCCCTACCTGGTGGAGGGGGAGGAGCAGACGCTGGTGCCGGGAATGTGCTTCTCCATCGAACCCGGCGTCTATCTGCCCGGCCGCTTCGGCGTCCGGATCGAGGACATCGTCACGGTCACCGAGACCGGCGGGCGGCGCCTCAACACCACCAGCCACGACCTGCAGATCGTGGCCTGA
- a CDS encoding ATP-binding protein, translating into MLFLRHPPRTDEWFARRRDRTLADLLDQALAEPEFAGWLDARVPADRLRAEVCARAGTDVFPIVAAEQQAWEQATIHRLPSAVSERQLTGPRWINGIGKALIGLLAAVWAGVPIIAVIWAFLLDDPRDVLRVVGLIVLISGGTGAVFGMFFGLTDAAAARHDGESGRGHILPMVSLQSLMLIMLAVFFGGAGFIGAHTRGGWGFLGFGPVGLPVFCLVLSIGVGLLGLMLTVGVSQPSDADLDLPIRGPGGDAEQAFQNWRRELRERALLPFLRSRINEAVAARYSLTLDIQGEAPGLRSRRATEHHIVTPAVEQLFDHLEQLDGASIALAGPRGTGKTMLLHALRDGRHHHGDDPRDLVVVVSAPVEYAPRDFVLHLCLSICDVVGDYFAVHGPGPILRTARRRRAQLRHLRSDSRELSGRVGRWGAELTGKVGSSSQAQPFTYPELVAALHELLDEVVTALRGLPGPPKLVIGIDELDRIGSGEGAERFLNDIKGVFDTPGCYFLVSVSEDALRAFDLAGHGLRDVFDSTFDEMVRVEHLDFVRAVELLGRRVVGLPDPFVALAYCLSGGLPRQLIRVAREMARHRGHLTDVARALVSRHLERILQAGGAARGPMFAWADNPPAEMTETALLTYARLGPIGEPLTTHVEFLATVVAVFDGSLDAGRAKRSVAFEALARVRRYLGVDDEIAAGLLAQARAEWGLARRDGATPVPRQSWSEPQRSAGA; encoded by the coding sequence ATGCTGTTCCTGCGCCACCCGCCGCGCACCGACGAGTGGTTCGCCCGCCGACGGGACCGGACCCTCGCCGACCTCCTCGATCAGGCGCTGGCCGAGCCGGAGTTCGCCGGATGGCTCGATGCCAGGGTCCCGGCGGATCGACTGCGTGCCGAGGTGTGCGCCCGCGCGGGTACGGATGTCTTCCCGATCGTGGCCGCGGAACAGCAGGCGTGGGAGCAGGCCACCATCCACCGCCTTCCCTCCGCGGTGTCCGAGCGGCAGTTGACCGGTCCGAGGTGGATCAACGGGATCGGCAAGGCGCTGATCGGGCTGTTGGCCGCGGTCTGGGCCGGGGTGCCGATCATCGCGGTGATCTGGGCTTTCCTCCTGGACGATCCGCGGGACGTACTGCGCGTCGTCGGCCTCATCGTCCTGATCAGTGGCGGGACGGGCGCCGTGTTCGGCATGTTCTTCGGACTGACGGACGCGGCCGCCGCCCGGCACGACGGAGAGTCCGGCAGAGGCCACATCCTGCCCATGGTCAGCCTCCAGAGTTTGATGCTGATCATGCTCGCGGTCTTCTTCGGCGGTGCCGGGTTCATCGGGGCGCACACCCGTGGTGGGTGGGGGTTCCTCGGATTCGGTCCCGTGGGCTTGCCGGTGTTCTGCCTGGTGCTCAGCATCGGCGTGGGCCTTCTCGGTCTCATGCTGACCGTGGGGGTCAGCCAGCCGAGCGATGCGGATCTGGACCTGCCGATCCGCGGGCCCGGCGGTGACGCCGAGCAGGCTTTCCAGAACTGGCGCCGCGAGTTGCGGGAACGGGCGCTGCTGCCCTTTCTGCGGAGCCGGATCAACGAGGCGGTCGCCGCACGGTATTCGCTGACCCTCGACATCCAGGGGGAAGCACCGGGGCTGCGCAGCCGCAGAGCCACCGAACACCACATCGTCACCCCGGCCGTCGAGCAACTGTTCGATCATCTGGAGCAGCTCGACGGTGCGAGCATCGCGCTCGCCGGTCCGCGCGGGACAGGGAAGACCATGCTGCTGCACGCCCTGCGCGACGGCCGTCATCACCATGGTGACGACCCCCGGGATCTGGTCGTGGTCGTCTCGGCTCCGGTCGAGTACGCGCCTCGGGACTTCGTCCTTCATCTCTGTCTGTCGATCTGCGACGTGGTAGGCGACTACTTCGCCGTACACGGACCAGGCCCGATCCTGCGTACCGCCCGGCGCCGGCGTGCCCAACTGCGCCACCTGCGATCCGACTCCCGGGAGCTTTCCGGTCGGGTCGGGCGATGGGGCGCCGAGCTGACCGGCAAAGTCGGCAGCAGCAGCCAGGCGCAGCCGTTCACGTATCCGGAACTGGTCGCCGCCCTGCATGAGCTGCTCGACGAGGTGGTGACGGCACTGCGGGGACTGCCGGGACCGCCGAAGCTCGTGATCGGGATCGACGAATTGGACCGGATCGGCTCGGGGGAGGGCGCCGAGCGGTTCCTCAACGACATCAAAGGCGTATTCGACACGCCGGGCTGCTACTTTCTGGTGTCGGTGTCGGAGGACGCGCTGCGCGCCTTCGACCTGGCCGGGCACGGGCTGCGCGACGTCTTCGACAGCACGTTCGACGAGATGGTCCGTGTGGAACACCTCGATTTCGTGCGGGCCGTCGAACTGCTCGGTCGGCGGGTGGTCGGACTGCCCGATCCGTTCGTGGCGCTGGCCTACTGCCTGTCCGGCGGCCTGCCGCGCCAGCTGATCCGGGTGGCCCGGGAGATGGCCCGGCACCGCGGGCACCTGACCGATGTGGCGCGGGCTCTGGTCAGCCGGCACCTGGAACGGATCCTGCAGGCGGGCGGCGCGGCCCGCGGCCCGATGTTCGCCTGGGCGGACAACCCACCGGCCGAGATGACCGAGACGGCGCTGCTCACCTACGCTCGGCTGGGACCTATCGGCGAGCCGCTGACCACGCACGTCGAGTTCCTGGCCACGGTGGTGGCGGTGTTCGACGGCTCGCTGGATGCCGGGCGGGCGAAACGGTCGGTGGCCTTCGAGGCGCTCGCCCGGGTGCGCCGTTACCTCGGGGTGGACGACGAGATCGCGGCCGGACTGCTGGCGCAGGCTCGGGCGGAGTGGGGCCTGGCGCGGCGGGACGGGGCTACCCCCGTACCCCGGCAATCGTGGTCGGAGCCACAGCGGTCAGCCGGCGCGTGA
- a CDS encoding bifunctional diguanylate cyclase/phosphodiesterase: MALLAALAEVLLIMVGTHLGFPHLLVWVPAVAGPALATVAFHRASRRTDGVLRAFWRRVAVAMGVVALAGLSQTVDISTMPYSDLPPIGARTLLLYLAGATLASTALLRLPGGGSSWRRLTTAVLDVAVLAVTGGIAVSQYLGWFMNRFGVSAAAWSLNIAMLAIAVAGAVVVIKIMAARSSPVPRAALWWLAPIGLAGPLSTVTMALLKPWPHLNGSAAVLPFVGLCGVLAVRARPQAVRLDRPAGPGRGTAIPLVATGLTSVLVATVFLRTGHLSTVQVAGTTLLLLLVVARQAAALAENGALLSTVHHQAMHDELTGLHSRRSFTAAAAGAHTAVLLDLREFRAINDGLGPAAGDALLIAYARRLTALAGPDAVVARLGGDEFGLLLPGPTDIVARLLAAGAEPLDAAGHDVLVEVSIGVAEGGTDLYRQAGIALREAAAGAGDRVVRYDASLEQRLTRRATIAADLRRALAAGEFHLLYQPIVDLPDGRLSGVESLVRWQRDGHTVSPADFIPVAEDTGLIVELGAWIIDTAIAQTASWLREHGADTLRSVAVNVSARQLLDPNLPEVVALALARHGVPPHRLTVEITETAVFAGGRALATVSALSALGVSIALDDFGTGHSSLGLLRTCPVDAIKVDKSFVDGLGGAPQQEAIAVALHALADTMGLRTVAEGVETAAQARRLFELGYRQVQGFHFARPMPAEEITRRLTAVAPTTIAGVRG; the protein is encoded by the coding sequence GAGCCAGACGGTCGACATCAGCACGATGCCGTACTCCGACCTGCCGCCGATCGGCGCCCGCACGCTGCTGCTCTACCTGGCCGGCGCGACCCTGGCGAGCACCGCGCTGCTGCGCCTGCCCGGCGGCGGCAGCTCGTGGCGGCGGCTGACCACCGCGGTGCTGGACGTGGCGGTGCTCGCGGTCACCGGCGGGATCGCCGTGTCGCAGTACCTGGGCTGGTTCATGAACCGCTTCGGTGTCTCCGCGGCCGCCTGGTCGCTGAACATCGCCATGCTGGCCATCGCGGTCGCCGGCGCCGTGGTGGTCATCAAGATCATGGCGGCGCGGAGCAGCCCGGTCCCGCGCGCGGCGCTGTGGTGGCTGGCCCCGATCGGCCTGGCCGGCCCGCTGTCCACCGTGACGATGGCGCTGCTCAAGCCGTGGCCGCACCTCAACGGCAGCGCCGCGGTCCTGCCGTTCGTCGGGCTGTGCGGCGTGCTCGCCGTCCGCGCGCGGCCGCAGGCCGTGCGGCTGGACCGCCCGGCCGGGCCCGGTCGCGGGACCGCGATCCCGCTGGTCGCGACCGGTCTGACCAGCGTCCTGGTGGCCACCGTCTTCCTGCGCACCGGGCACCTGAGCACGGTCCAGGTGGCCGGCACCACGCTGCTGTTGCTGCTGGTCGTGGCCCGGCAGGCGGCCGCCCTGGCGGAGAACGGCGCGTTGCTGTCCACGGTCCACCACCAGGCCATGCACGACGAGCTGACCGGCCTGCACAGCCGGCGCTCGTTCACCGCGGCGGCGGCCGGCGCGCACACCGCGGTCCTGCTCGACCTGCGCGAGTTCCGGGCGATCAACGACGGGCTGGGCCCGGCCGCCGGGGACGCGCTGCTGATCGCGTACGCCCGGCGGCTGACCGCGCTCGCCGGCCCGGACGCGGTGGTGGCCCGGCTCGGCGGCGACGAGTTCGGTCTGCTGCTGCCCGGGCCGACGGACATCGTGGCCCGGCTGCTCGCGGCCGGCGCCGAACCGCTCGACGCGGCCGGCCACGACGTGCTGGTCGAGGTGTCGATCGGGGTCGCCGAGGGCGGCACCGACCTGTACCGGCAGGCCGGGATCGCACTGCGCGAGGCGGCCGCCGGCGCCGGCGACCGGGTGGTCCGCTACGACGCCTCGCTCGAACAGCGCCTCACCCGCCGCGCCACCATCGCCGCCGACCTGCGCCGAGCCCTGGCGGCCGGCGAGTTCCACCTGCTCTACCAGCCGATCGTCGACCTTCCGGACGGCCGGCTCAGCGGCGTCGAATCGCTGGTGCGCTGGCAGCGCGACGGGCACACGGTGTCCCCGGCCGACTTCATCCCGGTCGCCGAAGACACCGGGCTGATCGTCGAACTCGGCGCCTGGATCATCGACACCGCGATCGCCCAGACCGCCTCCTGGCTGCGCGAGCACGGCGCGGACACGCTGCGCTCGGTCGCCGTCAACGTCTCGGCCCGCCAGCTGCTCGACCCGAACCTGCCCGAGGTGGTGGCGCTCGCCCTGGCCCGGCACGGCGTACCGCCGCACCGTCTCACCGTCGAGATCACCGAGACCGCGGTCTTCGCCGGCGGCCGCGCGCTGGCCACCGTCAGCGCGCTGTCCGCGCTCGGCGTCAGCATCGCCCTCGACGACTTCGGCACCGGCCACTCGTCGCTCGGCCTGCTGCGCACCTGTCCGGTCGACGCGATCAAGGTGGACAAGTCGTTCGTCGACGGCCTCGGCGGGGCACCGCAGCAGGAGGCGATCGCGGTCGCGCTGCACGCCCTGGCCGACACGATGGGGCTGCGCACGGTCGCCGAGGGCGTGGAGACGGCCGCGCAGGCGCGGCGGCTGTTCGAGCTGGGCTACCGCCAGGTGCAGGGCTTCCACTTCGCGAGGCCGATGCCGGCCGAGGAGATCACGCGCCGGCTGACCGCTGTGGCTCCGACCACGATTGCCGGGGTACGGGGGTAG